ATTTCTTTAAAGCCTACGATATCTCCTGATTTCAGAATGGGATACATACTATCTCCACTGATATAGAGGGCGCCATCACACAAGGGAATGCTGGGAATCTGTATCTTACCTACTACATATTGATGTTTGTTGGCAAGCAGCGTTTTTAGATTGGCAGCAGCAGTGATATCATAAAGCGCTACACTACGATCACCCACCAGATCAGGAGTTTTGGGATTGTGGACGATCTCTACTTCTCCCCTCGCGTACTCGCTATTGCATAATTTTGCCTGATATACAGGACTTCCTTTTCCCAACAATAACCAGTTGTAGTCTACGTCTTTCATCTTGCTCAGCAGCAACGGAAAGTCAGTACTGTTACGCGCAATCCAGTTACTAAGTGTGGAACGCGAAACGCCCAGGTAAGCGGCCAGATCAGCATCAGTCTTAAAGTTCAGTACACGCTTGGCGCGCTTCACTATGTCCGCTACGCTAAATAAGGAATTTTTTTCTTTCTCCATTTGATTTGTGCTAATTAAGTTCCAATGCATTTCTTGTTCGTAGATGCACACTTCTGCATTTCGTAAAATGCTAAAGCTAAGGCTGATTGTTTTCTATACGAAAACCAAGCAATGCATTGCAGCAACAAAAGTAATCAAATTGTTTTAAGAGGACAAACAAAAGCAAGGATAACTCATCCGCCAATCAAAGAATTATGGGAGTTAAGCCGCCGCATCACCACTTTTATCTCTTTTCTCTGCGACGGTTAAGGAAAATCGTAGTAGGCACTTATTCTTTCCACCATGGAGAAAGTTGCTTTCCATCACGGGGAAACTTTCTTTCCACCATGGTGGAAAGAAAAAACCTCCATGGTGGAAAGAATAAGCATTCGGATGGAAAAAGCTAACCGTTGGAAGGGAAAAAACATAAGAATGCCTAAGAAAGAAGTTAGCTATTGCAGTTAATTCATACCTTTCGGATTATGAACAAAGTGTGATAAGGTAAAATACAGATGTACGAAGGTTAAAGAAGCAAGGATTCGCATTTTTTCCCCGAAAAGGAAATGCCCTTCCGTTTTCTTTTACTAATTTTGCAATTTGTAATCCTCAGAACAGAGATGAAGACAGAGACAGCATCATATAACTTGCTAAATTCTATTTCTGACCCGGAAGACCTGCGCAAGCTGAGTGTTGAGCAACTCCCGGAAGTCTGCAAAGAATTGCGGCAGGACATTATAAAAGAAGTTTCGTGTAACCCGGGACACTTTGCAGCCAGTCTGGGGACGGTAGAATTGACCGTCGCCCTGCATTATGTGTTCAATACCCCCTACGACCGTATTGTGTGGGACGTAGGCCATCAGGCGTATGGTCATAAGATACTAACCGGACGCCGGGAAACATTCTCCACAAACAGGAAATTCAAAGGCATTCGTCCTTTCCCTTCTCCCGATGAAAGCGATTATGATACTTTCACCTGCGGACATGCGTCTAATTCCATCTCTGCAGCACTCGGCATGGCCGTAGCAGCAGAAGAAAAAGGAGAAAAAGATCGCCATGTGGTTGCTGTAATAGGCGACGGCAGCATGAGTGGAGGACTGGCTTTTGAAGGATTGAATAACGCCTCTGCAAGCTCCAACAATCTTCTCATTATCCTCAATGATAATGACATGGCCATCGACCGCAGCGTAGGTGGTATGAAGCAATACTTATTCAACCTGACAACTTCGAACCGTTATAACCAACTGCGTTTCAAAATATCCAAGATGTTATTCAAAGTGGGCATTCTTAATGAAGACCGCCGTAAAGCACTCATTCGTTTCGGCAATAGTCTGAAATCGATGGCTGCCCAACAACAGAACATCTTCGAGGGAATGAATATCCGTTATTTCGGTCCCATCAACGGGCATGATGTAAAGAATATCGCCCGCATCCTGCGGGATATCAAAGACATGAAAGGACCGAAAATCCTACATTTACATACGGTCAAAGGAAAAGGATTTGAACCGGCAGAAAAGGCACCGGGTATCTGGCACGCACCGGGTAAGTTTGATCCTGAAACCGGCGAACGCTTTACGGCAGACACTCACAACCTGCCCCCACTCTATCAGGATGTGTTCGGTGAAACCCTTGTGGAACTTGCCGAACAGAACCCACGCATTGTCGGTGTCACTCCCGCCATGCCTACAGGATGCTCTATGAACATGCTGATGAAGGCAATGCCCGACCGTGCCTTTGATGTAGGAATTGCTGAAGGACATGCCGCAACCTTCTCAGGAGGTATGGCAAAAGAGGGAATGCAACCGTTCTGTAATATCTATTCCTCATTCATGCAACGTGCCTATGATAACGTCATCCACGACATAGCCATACTCAAATTGCCCGTCGTACTTTGTCTGGATCGTGCCGGACTGGTAGGCGAAGACGGACCAACGCACCACGGTGTGTTCGACTTAGCTTATTTCCGTCCCATTCCCAATCTAACTATATCATCACCCATGAACGAGCATGAACTGCGCCGCCTCATGTACACGGCACAGTTGCCGGATAAAGGACCGTTCGTCATCCGCTATCCTCGCGGACGTGGTGCGCTGATAGATTGGAAATGCCCATTGGAAGAAATACCCGTCGGCAAAGGACGCAAACTAAAAGATGGCAAAGACCTCGCTATACTCACACTTGGTCCGATAGGTAATATTGCCGCAAAAGCCATCGAACGGGCAGAAAAAGAAAAAGATATATCAATAGCACATTATGACCTGCGTTTCCTTAAGCCGCTGGACGAGGAAATGCTGCATGAAATAGGACACTCATTTTCCCGCATCATCACCATTGAAGATGGCATACGGAAAGGCGGCATGGGTAGTGCCGTCCTGGAATTTATGGCCGACAATGGATATACCCCACACGTACAACGCATAGGTGTGCCTGATACGTTTATAGAACATGGAACAGTACAGGAGTTGTATCACTTGTGTGGTATGGATGAAAAAGGGATATTAGAAAGCATAATAAAGGAGCGATGAAAATTATTATTGCCGGTGCCGGCGCAGTAGGCACACACTTGGCAAAATTGCTGTCCCGCGAAAAGCAGGACATCATATTGATGGACGACAATGAGGAAAGGTTGAGCACTCTCAGTTCTAACTTTGACTTAATGACGGTCACGGCTTCACCTACTTCCATTCAAGGGTTGAAAGAAGTGGGGGCTAAAGAGGCAGATCTCTTTATAGCCGTCACTCCCGACGAGAGCCGTAACATGACCGCATGTATGTTGGCTACCAACCTTGGTGCGAAAAAGACCGTTGCCCGCATTGACAATTACGAATACCTTCTGCCCAAAAATAAAGAATTCTTCAAGAAACTGGGTGTAGATTCATTGATTTACCCGGAAATGCTTGCAGCAAAAGAAATCGTATCTTCCATACGTATGAGTTGGGTACGCCAATGGTGGGAGTTTTGTGGCGGGTCTTTGATACTGATCGGTACCAAAATGCGTGAGAAAGCGGAAATACTGGATATTCCTCTCCACCAACTCGCCGGGACGGATAAACCCTATCACGTAGTAGCCATCAAACGTGGCAACGAGACACTTATTCCGCGTGGTGACGATGTAATTAAACTACATGATATTGTTTATTTCACCACCACCCGTAAATATGTACCCTATATACGCAAGATAGCCGGTAAGGAAGATTATGCCGATGTACGTAACGTAATGATCATGGGTGGAAGCCGCATTGCCGTACGAACCGCACAATATGTACCCGACTATATGCAGGTAAAGATCATAGACAACGACCTGAACCGTTGCAACCGTCTGACGGAGATTCTCGATGATAAAGTTATGATTATCAATGGTGATGGTCGTGATATGGACCTACTGATTGAAGAAGGTCTGAAGAATACGGAAGCTTTCGTAGCACTGACGGACAATTCGGAAACGAATATTCTCTCCTGCCTTGCAGCCAAACGTATGGGCGTCAGCAAAACAGTGGCAGAAGTAGAAAATATAGATTATATAGGCATGGCGGAAAGCCTCGATATCGGTACAGTGATCAATAAGAAGATGATTACTGCCAGTCACATTTATCAAATGATGCTGGATGCTGATGTCAGCAATGTAAAATGTCTTACTTTTGCCAATGCCGACGTTGCAGAATTTACCGTGAAGGCCGATTCTAAAATCACCAAACATCAAGTTAAAGACCTCGGTTTACCAAAGGGAGCTACCATCGGTGGATTAATCCGCCAAGGTGAAGGTGTGGTAGTAACCGGTAATACCCAGATAATACCGGGCGACCACGTAGTAGTGTTCTGCCTGAATATGATGATTAAAAAGATTGAGAAATTCTTTAATTAATTATGAATGATGAATTAGCTGCGCCACACGCTTTGCTACAAAGTCCGTTCATAATTCATAATCTATAATTCATAATTTAATTACGTGATTAACTTTAAGATAGTAATACGGATTATCGGTATTCTCCTGTTGCTTGAAACAGTGATGCTGTTAGCCTGTTCCGGCGTTTCGTTCTATTATCAGGACGAAGCATTGGTAGATTTCTGGGTATCGGCAGGTATCACAGCAGGCGCGGGATTGCTTCTGGCAGCCATGGGCAAGGGAGGAGATCGCCAACTAACACGCAGGGACGGATATGTACTCGTCAGCTTTGCGTGGATAGCATTCTCACTTTTCGGCATGCTGCCATTTTATATCAGCGGATATATACCGAGCATCACCAACGCTTTCTTTGAAACAATGTCCGGCTTCAGCAGTACGGGCGCCACCATATTGGATGACATAGAATCACTGCCCCATGGACTTCTCTTCTGGCGCAGTATGACCCAGTGGATAGGCGGTTTGGGAATTATCATGTTTACCATTGCCATCCTTCCGATATTCGGTGTCAGTGGTTTGCAGGTCTTTGCAGCCGAAGCCAGCGGACCGACACACGATAAAGTACATCCGCGTATAGGCATTACCGCCAAATGGATTTGGAGTATCTATGCAGGCATTACGTGTATTCTTGTCGCCTTACTGATGCTGGGCGGAATGGATTGGTTCGACAGTGTTTGCCACGCATTTGCCACTACCGGCACAGGTGGTTTCTCCACAAAACAAGCCAGTGTGGCTTATTATCAGTCTCCCTACATTGAATATGTAATATCCATCTTCATGTTTATATCCGGCATCAACTTTACGTTATTGTTATTTTTCGTCAACCGGAAATTCAAGAAAGTTATTCATGATGCTGAGTTGAAATGGTATTTCTGGTCGGTAATACTGTTCACCGGCTTAATCGCTGTCATACTCTTCTATTCCAAGCCCATGGGAATGGAAGATGCCTTCCGTAAATCACTGTTCCAGGTTATCTCGCTGCACACCTCTACCGGTTTTGCTACAGATGACTACATGTTATGGCCCGCTGTAACATGGGGATTACTAACCATTGTTATGCTGATGGGAGCCTGTGCAGGAAGCACGACAGGTGGTCTCAAATGTATCCGCATGGTTATTCTCGGCAAAGTAGCGCGTAATGAATTCAAACATATTCTCCATCCGAATGCAGTGTTACCGGTCAGGATTAACAAACAGGTTATTTCACCTTCCGTACAATCTACCGTACTGGCATTCTGCTTTATATATGCAGTTATTATTATCATCAGTGTACTGATCATGATGGGACTGGGTATCGGTTTTGTAGAATCTGTGGGTTGCGTAGTATCCAGTATCGGTAATATGGGTCCCGGATTGGGTGAGACAGGTCCTGCCTTCTCATGGAATGCATTGCCCGATATAGCAAAATGGTTATTAGCTTTCCTCATGCTTCTGGGGCGTCTGGAATTATTCACCGTATTACTGCTTTTTACCCCGGAATTCTGGAGAAGAAGTTGATATAAGGCAAAAAAGTGCTAAAAACAAAGTACTTTGCCAACTCTATATAACAAAATAGCCAATATTTGTTATACATTTGCAGCCGAATGAAAAAAGTAGTTGTATGAGACAGTGCATAAAATACTTCATGATAGTCTTGCTCGGCGTATTATTATACGACAGCGTCGCACAGGCGGCAGGTATATCATGCACTTTCATACGCAATGATGAAGAACGCTGCATCCTATCCCAGGCTCCTACTACTGCCCACAAACAAGATATCCGTAGCATATTATATGACCACTTCTCGTCTATACCTTTATATATGGACAATGTGGACAGTACGCAAGTACCCGGTAACAAGAGTGTCTTGCTATTGCTGAATTATTTTCGAATGTGCTGGCTATCCGATTCTTCAATCGGTGATTCGCCTCTACATACTTCTTTCTATCCTGTACCCGACCCGCTTTCTTACTATGTATTCGGGCTGAGAAAGATTATCATTTGATAAAAAGTCAGGTAGGCCCTATCGCTTACCAAAGTCCGTCGAAGGCAATTCAGAGGTATTGCCTATTTCGACCAACTATCCTATTATATACATCTAAAAGTTAATTAGATTTATGAACTTTACTTTGTTAGTAGTCGTCTTGCTGACGGCAATTGCTTTCGTGGGTATTGTTATCGCATTGTCAAAAGCGATATCACCCCGTTCGTACAATCCACAGAAGATGGAAGCGTACGAGTGTGGTATCCCTACCCGTGGTAAATCATGGATGCAATTCCGGGTAGGTTACTATCTGTTTGCCATCCTGTTCCTGATGTTTGATGTGGAAACAGTATTCCTGTTCCCATGGGCAGTTATTGCCCGTGACCTGGGAATAGCAGGATTACTCAGTATCTTATTTTTCTTACTTATCCTTGTATTGGGACTTGCCTACGCATGGCGGAAAGGAGCATTGGAATGGAAATAAAGAAAAAGCCCAAAATAAAATCTATCCCGTATGAAGAATTTACGGATAATGAAACATTGGAGAAACTCGTTCGCGAACTTAATGCCGGAGGTGCAAACGTCGCCCTCGGAGTATTGGACGATTTCATCAACTGGGGACGTAGTAATTCGCTGTGGCCGCTTACGTTTGCAACAAGTTGTTGCGGTATCGAGTTCATGGCACTGGGTGCCGCGCGCTATGACATGGCGCGTTTCGGATTTGAAGTAGCCCGTGCCAGTCCGCGACAGGCAGATATGATCATGGTATGCGGAACCATTACCAATAAGATGGCGCCTGTACTAAAACGCTTGTACGACCAGATGCCGGATCCTAAATATGTGGTTGCTGTAGGTGGATGTGCTGTTAGTGGGGGACCGTTTAAGAAGTCATACCACGTAGTCAATGGGGTAGATAAAATTCTACCGGTGGATGTGTACATTCCCGGATGCCCTCCCCGCCCGGAAGCATTCTACTATGGTATGATGCAATTGCAACGCAAAGTGAAAATTGAAAAATTCTTCGGTGGAGTAAACAGAAAAGAACCCAAACCGAAAGAGGAGACAGAAAAATAATCAGAATATGGATAATATACGATTTATAAAACCTACGGACTTACATGCTGAAATGCTCCGTCTGTACCGCGAAGAGCAGATGGACTTCCTAAAGTGCCTTAGCGGTATGGACTGGGGAGAACCCGCCGATGGAGATGCACCGGATGCTCCACGCGGACTGGGTGTTGTCTACCTGCTGGAATCCACCGCTACCGGTAAGCAAGCAGCAGTACGTACTGCTACCTTGGACCGCAAGAATCCTGAATTACCCAGTGTCAGCGACATTTGGAAAGCAGCGGACTTCAATGAACGTGAAGTATATGACTTCTATGGCATTGTCTTCATAGGACACCCTGATATGCGTCGTCTCTACCTGCGTAATGACTGGGTAGGTTACCCGATGCGTAAAGATAACGATCCGGAAAAGGACAACCCATTGCGCATGGACA
The nucleotide sequence above comes from Bacteroides intestinalis DSM 17393. Encoded proteins:
- a CDS encoding helix-turn-helix domain-containing protein; the encoded protein is MEKEKNSLFSVADIVKRAKRVLNFKTDADLAAYLGVSRSTLSNWIARNSTDFPLLLSKMKDVDYNWLLLGKGSPVYQAKLCNSEYARGEVEIVHNPKTPDLVGDRSVALYDITAAANLKTLLANKHQYVVGKIQIPSIPLCDGALYISGDSMYPILKSGDIVGFKEISSFSNVIYGEMYLVSFNIDGDEYLAVKYVNRSEIDGCIKLVSYNPHHEPMDVPFAAIQAMAIVKFSIRKNMMM
- the dxs gene encoding 1-deoxy-D-xylulose-5-phosphate synthase; this translates as MKTETASYNLLNSISDPEDLRKLSVEQLPEVCKELRQDIIKEVSCNPGHFAASLGTVELTVALHYVFNTPYDRIVWDVGHQAYGHKILTGRRETFSTNRKFKGIRPFPSPDESDYDTFTCGHASNSISAALGMAVAAEEKGEKDRHVVAVIGDGSMSGGLAFEGLNNASASSNNLLIILNDNDMAIDRSVGGMKQYLFNLTTSNRYNQLRFKISKMLFKVGILNEDRRKALIRFGNSLKSMAAQQQNIFEGMNIRYFGPINGHDVKNIARILRDIKDMKGPKILHLHTVKGKGFEPAEKAPGIWHAPGKFDPETGERFTADTHNLPPLYQDVFGETLVELAEQNPRIVGVTPAMPTGCSMNMLMKAMPDRAFDVGIAEGHAATFSGGMAKEGMQPFCNIYSSFMQRAYDNVIHDIAILKLPVVLCLDRAGLVGEDGPTHHGVFDLAYFRPIPNLTISSPMNEHELRRLMYTAQLPDKGPFVIRYPRGRGALIDWKCPLEEIPVGKGRKLKDGKDLAILTLGPIGNIAAKAIERAEKEKDISIAHYDLRFLKPLDEEMLHEIGHSFSRIITIEDGIRKGGMGSAVLEFMADNGYTPHVQRIGVPDTFIEHGTVQELYHLCGMDEKGILESIIKER
- the trkA gene encoding Trk system potassium transporter TrkA: MKIIIAGAGAVGTHLAKLLSREKQDIILMDDNEERLSTLSSNFDLMTVTASPTSIQGLKEVGAKEADLFIAVTPDESRNMTACMLATNLGAKKTVARIDNYEYLLPKNKEFFKKLGVDSLIYPEMLAAKEIVSSIRMSWVRQWWEFCGGSLILIGTKMREKAEILDIPLHQLAGTDKPYHVVAIKRGNETLIPRGDDVIKLHDIVYFTTTRKYVPYIRKIAGKEDYADVRNVMIMGGSRIAVRTAQYVPDYMQVKIIDNDLNRCNRLTEILDDKVMIINGDGRDMDLLIEEGLKNTEAFVALTDNSETNILSCLAAKRMGVSKTVAEVENIDYIGMAESLDIGTVINKKMITASHIYQMMLDADVSNVKCLTFANADVAEFTVKADSKITKHQVKDLGLPKGATIGGLIRQGEGVVVTGNTQIIPGDHVVVFCLNMMIKKIEKFFN
- a CDS encoding TrkH family potassium uptake protein, yielding MINFKIVIRIIGILLLLETVMLLACSGVSFYYQDEALVDFWVSAGITAGAGLLLAAMGKGGDRQLTRRDGYVLVSFAWIAFSLFGMLPFYISGYIPSITNAFFETMSGFSSTGATILDDIESLPHGLLFWRSMTQWIGGLGIIMFTIAILPIFGVSGLQVFAAEASGPTHDKVHPRIGITAKWIWSIYAGITCILVALLMLGGMDWFDSVCHAFATTGTGGFSTKQASVAYYQSPYIEYVISIFMFISGINFTLLLFFVNRKFKKVIHDAELKWYFWSVILFTGLIAVILFYSKPMGMEDAFRKSLFQVISLHTSTGFATDDYMLWPAVTWGLLTIVMLMGACAGSTTGGLKCIRMVILGKVARNEFKHILHPNAVLPVRINKQVISPSVQSTVLAFCFIYAVIIIISVLIMMGLGIGFVESVGCVVSSIGNMGPGLGETGPAFSWNALPDIAKWLLAFLMLLGRLELFTVLLLFTPEFWRRS
- a CDS encoding NADH-quinone oxidoreductase subunit A gives rise to the protein MNFTLLVVVLLTAIAFVGIVIALSKAISPRSYNPQKMEAYECGIPTRGKSWMQFRVGYYLFAILFLMFDVETVFLFPWAVIARDLGIAGLLSILFFLLILVLGLAYAWRKGALEWK
- a CDS encoding NADH-quinone oxidoreductase subunit B yields the protein MEIKKKPKIKSIPYEEFTDNETLEKLVRELNAGGANVALGVLDDFINWGRSNSLWPLTFATSCCGIEFMALGAARYDMARFGFEVARASPRQADMIMVCGTITNKMAPVLKRLYDQMPDPKYVVAVGGCAVSGGPFKKSYHVVNGVDKILPVDVYIPGCPPRPEAFYYGMMQLQRKVKIEKFFGGVNRKEPKPKEETEK